A single genomic interval of Odontesthes bonariensis isolate fOdoBon6 chromosome 3, fOdoBon6.hap1, whole genome shotgun sequence harbors:
- the LOC142376634 gene encoding uncharacterized protein LOC142376634 has protein sequence MLSEIMCRRIFQQQRQQDKKEAQLREAGARRKPGRPTTGWSSTGWSSTGWPTTGCSGRPQGRRTGGGGWPRGSNPHHHHPRRPQRRRPALSLRPVYVKGNRARGMRAPKNTNQFLMHEKYQLQHMRSDSVGSDSGCSSDSDLELTDMDSYLGVLENARGALLDSPDPHGSTTPPRGPILVLRRDGGGPQEDGVGPQEDSMQYFPSEDDLLKSQNFMQRDFVEFCHFLSP, from the coding sequence ATGCTCTCAGAGATCATGTGCAGGAGGATCTTCCAGCAGCAGAGGCAGCAGGACAAGAAGGAGGCGCAGCTGAGGGAGGCCGGCGCCCGCAGGAAGCCCGGCCGGCCCACCACGGGCTGGTCCTCCACCGGGTGGTCCTCCACCGGCTGGCCCACCACCGGCTGCAGCGGGCGCCCACAGGGGCGCAGGACAGGGGGGGGAGGGTGGCCCAGAGGGAGCAATCCCCATCACCATCATCCCAGGCGCCCCCAGCGGCGGCGGCCGGCGCTGTCCCTCCGTCCGGTTTACGTCAAGGGAAACAGAGCCCGGGGGATGCGGGCCCCCAAGAACACCAACCAGTTCCTGATGCACGAGAAGTACCAGCTGCAGCACATGCGCTCCGACTCGGTCGGGAGCGACTCGGGCTGCAGCTCCGACAGCGACCTGGAGCTCACCGACATGGACTCGTACCTGGGCGTCCTGGAGAACGCCCGAGGGGCCCTCCTGGACAGCCCCGACCCCCACGGCTCGACCACGCCGCCGCGGGGGCCGATCCTGGTACTGCGCCGGGACGGCGGGGGGCCGCAGGAGGACGGCGTGGGCCCGCAGGAGGACAGCATGCAGTACTTCCCCTCCGAGGACGACCTGCTGAAGAGCCAGAATTTCATGCAGAGGGACTTTGTGGAGTTCTGCCACTTCCTGTCGCCCTGA